The following are encoded in a window of Haliaeetus albicilla chromosome 1, bHalAlb1.1, whole genome shotgun sequence genomic DNA:
- the ST3GAL5 gene encoding lactosylceramide alpha-2,3-sialyltransferase isoform X3 — protein MRRRGDRTEPGAAMLSDSNSVKLKSDCSPPVQWCKVAAHEDEKTELVFKRFLALFVIGGCFLYILKLHFGPEECDRTKMPYVDLDRVRRAQQYASIALQEQCRPSYVKKEMGKLFAEKYRMDISPFVRKNVNEEEALFKYEPPFGFHKFFDKLKNLLELLPEHDLPEDLKSKHCKRCVVVGSGGILHGSELGHLLNRFDIVIRLNDAPVQGYTDHVGNKTTIRMTYPEGAPLSEHEYPPASLFVAVLFKSVDFNWLQAMVKNETLPLWVRLFFWKEVAENIPLASKQFRILNPVIIKETALDILQFPEPRSKFWGWDKNVPTIGVTAVVLATHLCDEVSLAGFGYDLDQPSTPLHYYNNLCMAAMNGQTMHNVTSETKFLQKLIKEKVVRDLTGGIHCEFCVKGS, from the exons ATGCGGAGGCGAGGCGACCGGACCGAGCCCGGTGCAG CAATGCTGAGTGACAGTAACTCTGTGAAGCTGAAAAGTGATTGTTCACCTCCTGTGCAATGGTGTAAGGTGGCTGCACATGAAGATGAGAAGACCGAGCTGGTTTTTAAAAG aTTTCTTGCACTGTTTGTGATTGGAGGGTGCTTCCTTTATATCCTCAAATTACATTTTGGCCCCGAAGAATGTGACAGAACAAAAATGCCGTATGTGGACCTCGATCGTGTAAGG agagCACAACAGTATGCCAGCATTGCATTGCAGGAACAGTGCCGACCTTCTTACgtaaagaaagaaatgggaaagtTATTTGCGGAGAAATATCGCATGGACATATCTCCCTTTGTAAGAAAAAACGTAAATGAAGAAGaagctttatttaaatatgaacCTCCTTTTGGATTTCACAAGTTCTTTGATAAGCTTAAAAATCTCCTTGAACTCTTACCTGAGCATGATTTACCAGAAGATTTGAAGTCAAAACACTGTAAGCGTTGTGTTGTTGTTGGCAGTGGTGGAATTCTTCATGGATCAGAGCTGGGTCACTTATTGAATCGGTTTGATATTGTTATAAG attaAATGATGCACCAGTTCAAGGATACACAGATCACGTTGGTAACAAAACTACGATACGGATGACTTACCCGGAAGGAGCCCCACTTTCTGAACATGAGTATCCTCCTGCTAGCTTGTTTGTGgctgttttgtttaaaagtgtTGATTTCAATTGGCTTCAAGCAATGGTAAAAAATGAAACCTTG cCTCTGTGGGTGCGACTCTTCTTTTGGAAGGAGGTTGCTGAGAACATTCCTCTTGCATCAAAGCAGTTTCGGATTCTGAATCCAGTCATCATCAAAGAGACAGCTTTGGACATTTTACAGTTCCCTGAACCTCGATCAAAATTCTGGGGTTGGGATAAG AATGTACCTACAATTGGGGTCACAGCAGTTGTTCTGGCCACACATTTATGTGATGAAGTGAGCTTAGCAGGATTTGGATATGACCTTGATCAGCCCAGCACACCTTTGCACTATTACAACAACCTCTGCATGGCTGCCATGAACGGACAAACTATGCACAACGTGACAAGTGAAACAAAATTCCTGCAAAAACTGATCAAAGAAAAAGTTGTCAGAGACCTCACTGGGGGGATACATTGTGAATTCTGTGTCAAAGGCAGCTAG
- the ST3GAL5 gene encoding lactosylceramide alpha-2,3-sialyltransferase isoform X5 yields the protein MLSDSNSVKLKSDCSPPVQWCKVAAHEDEKTELVFKRFLALFVIGGCFLYILKLHFGPEECDRTKMPYVDLDRVRRAQQYASIALQEQCRPSYVKKEMGKLFAEKYRMDISPFVRKNVNEEEALFKYEPPFGFHKFFDKLKNLLELLPEHDLPEDLKSKHCKRCVVVGSGGILHGSELGHLLNRFDIVIRLNDAPVQGYTDHVGNKTTIRMTYPEGAPLSEHEYPPASLFVAVLFKSVDFNWLQAMVKNETLPLWVRLFFWKEVAENIPLASKQFRILNPVIIKETALDILQFPEPRSKFWGWDKNVPTIGVTAVVLATHLCDEVSLAGFGYDLDQPSTPLHYYNNLCMAAMNGQTMHNVTSETKFLQKLIKEKVVRDLTGGIHCEFCVKGS from the exons ATGCTGAGTGACAGTAACTCTGTGAAGCTGAAAAGTGATTGTTCACCTCCTGTGCAATGGTGTAAGGTGGCTGCACATGAAGATGAGAAGACCGAGCTGGTTTTTAAAAG aTTTCTTGCACTGTTTGTGATTGGAGGGTGCTTCCTTTATATCCTCAAATTACATTTTGGCCCCGAAGAATGTGACAGAACAAAAATGCCGTATGTGGACCTCGATCGTGTAAGG agagCACAACAGTATGCCAGCATTGCATTGCAGGAACAGTGCCGACCTTCTTACgtaaagaaagaaatgggaaagtTATTTGCGGAGAAATATCGCATGGACATATCTCCCTTTGTAAGAAAAAACGTAAATGAAGAAGaagctttatttaaatatgaacCTCCTTTTGGATTTCACAAGTTCTTTGATAAGCTTAAAAATCTCCTTGAACTCTTACCTGAGCATGATTTACCAGAAGATTTGAAGTCAAAACACTGTAAGCGTTGTGTTGTTGTTGGCAGTGGTGGAATTCTTCATGGATCAGAGCTGGGTCACTTATTGAATCGGTTTGATATTGTTATAAG attaAATGATGCACCAGTTCAAGGATACACAGATCACGTTGGTAACAAAACTACGATACGGATGACTTACCCGGAAGGAGCCCCACTTTCTGAACATGAGTATCCTCCTGCTAGCTTGTTTGTGgctgttttgtttaaaagtgtTGATTTCAATTGGCTTCAAGCAATGGTAAAAAATGAAACCTTG cCTCTGTGGGTGCGACTCTTCTTTTGGAAGGAGGTTGCTGAGAACATTCCTCTTGCATCAAAGCAGTTTCGGATTCTGAATCCAGTCATCATCAAAGAGACAGCTTTGGACATTTTACAGTTCCCTGAACCTCGATCAAAATTCTGGGGTTGGGATAAG AATGTACCTACAATTGGGGTCACAGCAGTTGTTCTGGCCACACATTTATGTGATGAAGTGAGCTTAGCAGGATTTGGATATGACCTTGATCAGCCCAGCACACCTTTGCACTATTACAACAACCTCTGCATGGCTGCCATGAACGGACAAACTATGCACAACGTGACAAGTGAAACAAAATTCCTGCAAAAACTGATCAAAGAAAAAGTTGTCAGAGACCTCACTGGGGGGATACATTGTGAATTCTGTGTCAAAGGCAGCTAG
- the ST3GAL5 gene encoding lactosylceramide alpha-2,3-sialyltransferase isoform X9, producing the protein MKMRRPSWFLKGTRKFLALFVIGGCFLYILKLHFGPEECDRTKMPYVDLDRRAQQYASIALQEQCRPSYVKKEMGKLFAEKYRMDISPFVRKNVNEEEALFKYEPPFGFHKFFDKLKNLLELLPEHDLPEDLKSKHCKRCVVVGSGGILHGSELGHLLNRFDIVIRLNDAPVQGYTDHVGNKTTIRMTYPEGAPLSEHEYPPASLFVAVLFKSVDFNWLQAMVKNETLPLWVRLFFWKEVAENIPLASKQFRILNPVIIKETALDILQFPEPRSKFWGWDKNVPTIGVTAVVLATHLCDEVSLAGFGYDLDQPSTPLHYYNNLCMAAMNGQTMHNVTSETKFLQKLIKEKVVRDLTGGIHCEFCVKGS; encoded by the exons ATGAAGATGAGAAGACCGAGCTGGTTTTTAAAAGGTACTCGCAA aTTTCTTGCACTGTTTGTGATTGGAGGGTGCTTCCTTTATATCCTCAAATTACATTTTGGCCCCGAAGAATGTGACAGAACAAAAATGCCGTATGTGGACCTCGATCGT agagCACAACAGTATGCCAGCATTGCATTGCAGGAACAGTGCCGACCTTCTTACgtaaagaaagaaatgggaaagtTATTTGCGGAGAAATATCGCATGGACATATCTCCCTTTGTAAGAAAAAACGTAAATGAAGAAGaagctttatttaaatatgaacCTCCTTTTGGATTTCACAAGTTCTTTGATAAGCTTAAAAATCTCCTTGAACTCTTACCTGAGCATGATTTACCAGAAGATTTGAAGTCAAAACACTGTAAGCGTTGTGTTGTTGTTGGCAGTGGTGGAATTCTTCATGGATCAGAGCTGGGTCACTTATTGAATCGGTTTGATATTGTTATAAG attaAATGATGCACCAGTTCAAGGATACACAGATCACGTTGGTAACAAAACTACGATACGGATGACTTACCCGGAAGGAGCCCCACTTTCTGAACATGAGTATCCTCCTGCTAGCTTGTTTGTGgctgttttgtttaaaagtgtTGATTTCAATTGGCTTCAAGCAATGGTAAAAAATGAAACCTTG cCTCTGTGGGTGCGACTCTTCTTTTGGAAGGAGGTTGCTGAGAACATTCCTCTTGCATCAAAGCAGTTTCGGATTCTGAATCCAGTCATCATCAAAGAGACAGCTTTGGACATTTTACAGTTCCCTGAACCTCGATCAAAATTCTGGGGTTGGGATAAG AATGTACCTACAATTGGGGTCACAGCAGTTGTTCTGGCCACACATTTATGTGATGAAGTGAGCTTAGCAGGATTTGGATATGACCTTGATCAGCCCAGCACACCTTTGCACTATTACAACAACCTCTGCATGGCTGCCATGAACGGACAAACTATGCACAACGTGACAAGTGAAACAAAATTCCTGCAAAAACTGATCAAAGAAAAAGTTGTCAGAGACCTCACTGGGGGGATACATTGTGAATTCTGTGTCAAAGGCAGCTAG
- the ST3GAL5 gene encoding lactosylceramide alpha-2,3-sialyltransferase isoform X10, producing MGKLFAEKYRMDISPFVRKNVNEEEALFKYEPPFGFHKFFDKLKNLLELLPEHDLPEDLKSKHCKRCVVVGSGGILHGSELGHLLNRFDIVIRLNDAPVQGYTDHVGNKTTIRMTYPEGAPLSEHEYPPASLFVAVLFKSVDFNWLQAMVKNETLPLWVRLFFWKEVAENIPLASKQFRILNPVIIKETALDILQFPEPRSKFWGWDKNVPTIGVTAVVLATHLCDEVSLAGFGYDLDQPSTPLHYYNNLCMAAMNGQTMHNVTSETKFLQKLIKEKVVRDLTGGIHCEFCVKGS from the exons atgggaaagtTATTTGCGGAGAAATATCGCATGGACATATCTCCCTTTGTAAGAAAAAACGTAAATGAAGAAGaagctttatttaaatatgaacCTCCTTTTGGATTTCACAAGTTCTTTGATAAGCTTAAAAATCTCCTTGAACTCTTACCTGAGCATGATTTACCAGAAGATTTGAAGTCAAAACACTGTAAGCGTTGTGTTGTTGTTGGCAGTGGTGGAATTCTTCATGGATCAGAGCTGGGTCACTTATTGAATCGGTTTGATATTGTTATAAG attaAATGATGCACCAGTTCAAGGATACACAGATCACGTTGGTAACAAAACTACGATACGGATGACTTACCCGGAAGGAGCCCCACTTTCTGAACATGAGTATCCTCCTGCTAGCTTGTTTGTGgctgttttgtttaaaagtgtTGATTTCAATTGGCTTCAAGCAATGGTAAAAAATGAAACCTTG cCTCTGTGGGTGCGACTCTTCTTTTGGAAGGAGGTTGCTGAGAACATTCCTCTTGCATCAAAGCAGTTTCGGATTCTGAATCCAGTCATCATCAAAGAGACAGCTTTGGACATTTTACAGTTCCCTGAACCTCGATCAAAATTCTGGGGTTGGGATAAG AATGTACCTACAATTGGGGTCACAGCAGTTGTTCTGGCCACACATTTATGTGATGAAGTGAGCTTAGCAGGATTTGGATATGACCTTGATCAGCCCAGCACACCTTTGCACTATTACAACAACCTCTGCATGGCTGCCATGAACGGACAAACTATGCACAACGTGACAAGTGAAACAAAATTCCTGCAAAAACTGATCAAAGAAAAAGTTGTCAGAGACCTCACTGGGGGGATACATTGTGAATTCTGTGTCAAAGGCAGCTAG
- the ST3GAL5 gene encoding lactosylceramide alpha-2,3-sialyltransferase isoform X4, whose protein sequence is MNVERAKIAAGLGCLEAMLSDSNSVKLKSDCSPPVQWCKVAAHEDEKTELVFKRFLALFVIGGCFLYILKLHFGPEECDRTKMPYVDLDRVRRAQQYASIALQEQCRPSYVKKEMGKLFAEKYRMDISPFVRKNVNEEEALFKYEPPFGFHKFFDKLKNLLELLPEHDLPEDLKSKHCKRCVVVGSGGILHGSELGHLLNRFDIVIRLNDAPVQGYTDHVGNKTTIRMTYPEGAPLSEHEYPPASLFVAVLFKSVDFNWLQAMPLWVRLFFWKEVAENIPLASKQFRILNPVIIKETALDILQFPEPRSKFWGWDKNVPTIGVTAVVLATHLCDEVSLAGFGYDLDQPSTPLHYYNNLCMAAMNGQTMHNVTSETKFLQKLIKEKVVRDLTGGIHCEFCVKGS, encoded by the exons ATGAATGTGGAACGTGCCAAGATTGCTGCGGGGTTGGGTTGTTTGGAGG CAATGCTGAGTGACAGTAACTCTGTGAAGCTGAAAAGTGATTGTTCACCTCCTGTGCAATGGTGTAAGGTGGCTGCACATGAAGATGAGAAGACCGAGCTGGTTTTTAAAAG aTTTCTTGCACTGTTTGTGATTGGAGGGTGCTTCCTTTATATCCTCAAATTACATTTTGGCCCCGAAGAATGTGACAGAACAAAAATGCCGTATGTGGACCTCGATCGTGTAAGG agagCACAACAGTATGCCAGCATTGCATTGCAGGAACAGTGCCGACCTTCTTACgtaaagaaagaaatgggaaagtTATTTGCGGAGAAATATCGCATGGACATATCTCCCTTTGTAAGAAAAAACGTAAATGAAGAAGaagctttatttaaatatgaacCTCCTTTTGGATTTCACAAGTTCTTTGATAAGCTTAAAAATCTCCTTGAACTCTTACCTGAGCATGATTTACCAGAAGATTTGAAGTCAAAACACTGTAAGCGTTGTGTTGTTGTTGGCAGTGGTGGAATTCTTCATGGATCAGAGCTGGGTCACTTATTGAATCGGTTTGATATTGTTATAAG attaAATGATGCACCAGTTCAAGGATACACAGATCACGTTGGTAACAAAACTACGATACGGATGACTTACCCGGAAGGAGCCCCACTTTCTGAACATGAGTATCCTCCTGCTAGCTTGTTTGTGgctgttttgtttaaaagtgtTGATTTCAATTGGCTTCAAGCAATG cCTCTGTGGGTGCGACTCTTCTTTTGGAAGGAGGTTGCTGAGAACATTCCTCTTGCATCAAAGCAGTTTCGGATTCTGAATCCAGTCATCATCAAAGAGACAGCTTTGGACATTTTACAGTTCCCTGAACCTCGATCAAAATTCTGGGGTTGGGATAAG AATGTACCTACAATTGGGGTCACAGCAGTTGTTCTGGCCACACATTTATGTGATGAAGTGAGCTTAGCAGGATTTGGATATGACCTTGATCAGCCCAGCACACCTTTGCACTATTACAACAACCTCTGCATGGCTGCCATGAACGGACAAACTATGCACAACGTGACAAGTGAAACAAAATTCCTGCAAAAACTGATCAAAGAAAAAGTTGTCAGAGACCTCACTGGGGGGATACATTGTGAATTCTGTGTCAAAGGCAGCTAG
- the ST3GAL5 gene encoding lactosylceramide alpha-2,3-sialyltransferase isoform X6 — translation MNVERAKIAAGLGCLEAMLSDSNSVKLKSDCSPPVQWCKVAAHEDEKTELVFKRYSQRAQQYASIALQEQCRPSYVKKEMGKLFAEKYRMDISPFVRKNVNEEEALFKYEPPFGFHKFFDKLKNLLELLPEHDLPEDLKSKHCKRCVVVGSGGILHGSELGHLLNRFDIVIRLNDAPVQGYTDHVGNKTTIRMTYPEGAPLSEHEYPPASLFVAVLFKSVDFNWLQAMVKNETLPLWVRLFFWKEVAENIPLASKQFRILNPVIIKETALDILQFPEPRSKFWGWDKNVPTIGVTAVVLATHLCDEVSLAGFGYDLDQPSTPLHYYNNLCMAAMNGQTMHNVTSETKFLQKLIKEKVVRDLTGGIHCEFCVKGS, via the exons ATGAATGTGGAACGTGCCAAGATTGCTGCGGGGTTGGGTTGTTTGGAGG CAATGCTGAGTGACAGTAACTCTGTGAAGCTGAAAAGTGATTGTTCACCTCCTGTGCAATGGTGTAAGGTGGCTGCACATGAAGATGAGAAGACCGAGCTGGTTTTTAAAAGGTACTCGCAA agagCACAACAGTATGCCAGCATTGCATTGCAGGAACAGTGCCGACCTTCTTACgtaaagaaagaaatgggaaagtTATTTGCGGAGAAATATCGCATGGACATATCTCCCTTTGTAAGAAAAAACGTAAATGAAGAAGaagctttatttaaatatgaacCTCCTTTTGGATTTCACAAGTTCTTTGATAAGCTTAAAAATCTCCTTGAACTCTTACCTGAGCATGATTTACCAGAAGATTTGAAGTCAAAACACTGTAAGCGTTGTGTTGTTGTTGGCAGTGGTGGAATTCTTCATGGATCAGAGCTGGGTCACTTATTGAATCGGTTTGATATTGTTATAAG attaAATGATGCACCAGTTCAAGGATACACAGATCACGTTGGTAACAAAACTACGATACGGATGACTTACCCGGAAGGAGCCCCACTTTCTGAACATGAGTATCCTCCTGCTAGCTTGTTTGTGgctgttttgtttaaaagtgtTGATTTCAATTGGCTTCAAGCAATGGTAAAAAATGAAACCTTG cCTCTGTGGGTGCGACTCTTCTTTTGGAAGGAGGTTGCTGAGAACATTCCTCTTGCATCAAAGCAGTTTCGGATTCTGAATCCAGTCATCATCAAAGAGACAGCTTTGGACATTTTACAGTTCCCTGAACCTCGATCAAAATTCTGGGGTTGGGATAAG AATGTACCTACAATTGGGGTCACAGCAGTTGTTCTGGCCACACATTTATGTGATGAAGTGAGCTTAGCAGGATTTGGATATGACCTTGATCAGCCCAGCACACCTTTGCACTATTACAACAACCTCTGCATGGCTGCCATGAACGGACAAACTATGCACAACGTGACAAGTGAAACAAAATTCCTGCAAAAACTGATCAAAGAAAAAGTTGTCAGAGACCTCACTGGGGGGATACATTGTGAATTCTGTGTCAAAGGCAGCTAG
- the ST3GAL5 gene encoding lactosylceramide alpha-2,3-sialyltransferase isoform X8 — MRRRGDRTEPGAAMLSDSNSVKLKSDCSPPVQWCKVAAHEDEKTELVFKRYSQRAQQYASIALQEQCRPSYVKKEMGKLFAEKYRMDISPFVRKNVNEEEALFKYEPPFGFHKFFDKLKNLLELLPEHDLPEDLKSKHCKRCVVVGSGGILHGSELGHLLNRFDIVIRLNDAPVQGYTDHVGNKTTIRMTYPEGAPLSEHEYPPASLFVAVLFKSVDFNWLQAMVKNETLPLWVRLFFWKEVAENIPLASKQFRILNPVIIKETALDILQFPEPRSKFWGWDKNVPTIGVTAVVLATHLCDEVSLAGFGYDLDQPSTPLHYYNNLCMAAMNGQTMHNVTSETKFLQKLIKEKVVRDLTGGIHCEFCVKGS; from the exons ATGCGGAGGCGAGGCGACCGGACCGAGCCCGGTGCAG CAATGCTGAGTGACAGTAACTCTGTGAAGCTGAAAAGTGATTGTTCACCTCCTGTGCAATGGTGTAAGGTGGCTGCACATGAAGATGAGAAGACCGAGCTGGTTTTTAAAAGGTACTCGCAA agagCACAACAGTATGCCAGCATTGCATTGCAGGAACAGTGCCGACCTTCTTACgtaaagaaagaaatgggaaagtTATTTGCGGAGAAATATCGCATGGACATATCTCCCTTTGTAAGAAAAAACGTAAATGAAGAAGaagctttatttaaatatgaacCTCCTTTTGGATTTCACAAGTTCTTTGATAAGCTTAAAAATCTCCTTGAACTCTTACCTGAGCATGATTTACCAGAAGATTTGAAGTCAAAACACTGTAAGCGTTGTGTTGTTGTTGGCAGTGGTGGAATTCTTCATGGATCAGAGCTGGGTCACTTATTGAATCGGTTTGATATTGTTATAAG attaAATGATGCACCAGTTCAAGGATACACAGATCACGTTGGTAACAAAACTACGATACGGATGACTTACCCGGAAGGAGCCCCACTTTCTGAACATGAGTATCCTCCTGCTAGCTTGTTTGTGgctgttttgtttaaaagtgtTGATTTCAATTGGCTTCAAGCAATGGTAAAAAATGAAACCTTG cCTCTGTGGGTGCGACTCTTCTTTTGGAAGGAGGTTGCTGAGAACATTCCTCTTGCATCAAAGCAGTTTCGGATTCTGAATCCAGTCATCATCAAAGAGACAGCTTTGGACATTTTACAGTTCCCTGAACCTCGATCAAAATTCTGGGGTTGGGATAAG AATGTACCTACAATTGGGGTCACAGCAGTTGTTCTGGCCACACATTTATGTGATGAAGTGAGCTTAGCAGGATTTGGATATGACCTTGATCAGCCCAGCACACCTTTGCACTATTACAACAACCTCTGCATGGCTGCCATGAACGGACAAACTATGCACAACGTGACAAGTGAAACAAAATTCCTGCAAAAACTGATCAAAGAAAAAGTTGTCAGAGACCTCACTGGGGGGATACATTGTGAATTCTGTGTCAAAGGCAGCTAG
- the ST3GAL5 gene encoding lactosylceramide alpha-2,3-sialyltransferase isoform X7, protein MKMRRPSWFLKGTRKFLALFVIGGCFLYILKLHFGPEECDRTKMPYVDLDRVRRAQQYASIALQEQCRPSYVKKEMGKLFAEKYRMDISPFVRKNVNEEEALFKYEPPFGFHKFFDKLKNLLELLPEHDLPEDLKSKHCKRCVVVGSGGILHGSELGHLLNRFDIVIRLNDAPVQGYTDHVGNKTTIRMTYPEGAPLSEHEYPPASLFVAVLFKSVDFNWLQAMVKNETLPLWVRLFFWKEVAENIPLASKQFRILNPVIIKETALDILQFPEPRSKFWGWDKNVPTIGVTAVVLATHLCDEVSLAGFGYDLDQPSTPLHYYNNLCMAAMNGQTMHNVTSETKFLQKLIKEKVVRDLTGGIHCEFCVKGS, encoded by the exons ATGAAGATGAGAAGACCGAGCTGGTTTTTAAAAGGTACTCGCAA aTTTCTTGCACTGTTTGTGATTGGAGGGTGCTTCCTTTATATCCTCAAATTACATTTTGGCCCCGAAGAATGTGACAGAACAAAAATGCCGTATGTGGACCTCGATCGTGTAAGG agagCACAACAGTATGCCAGCATTGCATTGCAGGAACAGTGCCGACCTTCTTACgtaaagaaagaaatgggaaagtTATTTGCGGAGAAATATCGCATGGACATATCTCCCTTTGTAAGAAAAAACGTAAATGAAGAAGaagctttatttaaatatgaacCTCCTTTTGGATTTCACAAGTTCTTTGATAAGCTTAAAAATCTCCTTGAACTCTTACCTGAGCATGATTTACCAGAAGATTTGAAGTCAAAACACTGTAAGCGTTGTGTTGTTGTTGGCAGTGGTGGAATTCTTCATGGATCAGAGCTGGGTCACTTATTGAATCGGTTTGATATTGTTATAAG attaAATGATGCACCAGTTCAAGGATACACAGATCACGTTGGTAACAAAACTACGATACGGATGACTTACCCGGAAGGAGCCCCACTTTCTGAACATGAGTATCCTCCTGCTAGCTTGTTTGTGgctgttttgtttaaaagtgtTGATTTCAATTGGCTTCAAGCAATGGTAAAAAATGAAACCTTG cCTCTGTGGGTGCGACTCTTCTTTTGGAAGGAGGTTGCTGAGAACATTCCTCTTGCATCAAAGCAGTTTCGGATTCTGAATCCAGTCATCATCAAAGAGACAGCTTTGGACATTTTACAGTTCCCTGAACCTCGATCAAAATTCTGGGGTTGGGATAAG AATGTACCTACAATTGGGGTCACAGCAGTTGTTCTGGCCACACATTTATGTGATGAAGTGAGCTTAGCAGGATTTGGATATGACCTTGATCAGCCCAGCACACCTTTGCACTATTACAACAACCTCTGCATGGCTGCCATGAACGGACAAACTATGCACAACGTGACAAGTGAAACAAAATTCCTGCAAAAACTGATCAAAGAAAAAGTTGTCAGAGACCTCACTGGGGGGATACATTGTGAATTCTGTGTCAAAGGCAGCTAG
- the ST3GAL5 gene encoding lactosylceramide alpha-2,3-sialyltransferase isoform X2, which produces MNVERAKIAAGLGCLEAMLSDSNSVKLKSDCSPPVQWCKVAAHEDEKTELVFKRFLALFVIGGCFLYILKLHFGPEECDRTKMPYVDLDRRAQQYASIALQEQCRPSYVKKEMGKLFAEKYRMDISPFVRKNVNEEEALFKYEPPFGFHKFFDKLKNLLELLPEHDLPEDLKSKHCKRCVVVGSGGILHGSELGHLLNRFDIVIRLNDAPVQGYTDHVGNKTTIRMTYPEGAPLSEHEYPPASLFVAVLFKSVDFNWLQAMVKNETLPLWVRLFFWKEVAENIPLASKQFRILNPVIIKETALDILQFPEPRSKFWGWDKNVPTIGVTAVVLATHLCDEVSLAGFGYDLDQPSTPLHYYNNLCMAAMNGQTMHNVTSETKFLQKLIKEKVVRDLTGGIHCEFCVKGS; this is translated from the exons ATGAATGTGGAACGTGCCAAGATTGCTGCGGGGTTGGGTTGTTTGGAGG CAATGCTGAGTGACAGTAACTCTGTGAAGCTGAAAAGTGATTGTTCACCTCCTGTGCAATGGTGTAAGGTGGCTGCACATGAAGATGAGAAGACCGAGCTGGTTTTTAAAAG aTTTCTTGCACTGTTTGTGATTGGAGGGTGCTTCCTTTATATCCTCAAATTACATTTTGGCCCCGAAGAATGTGACAGAACAAAAATGCCGTATGTGGACCTCGATCGT agagCACAACAGTATGCCAGCATTGCATTGCAGGAACAGTGCCGACCTTCTTACgtaaagaaagaaatgggaaagtTATTTGCGGAGAAATATCGCATGGACATATCTCCCTTTGTAAGAAAAAACGTAAATGAAGAAGaagctttatttaaatatgaacCTCCTTTTGGATTTCACAAGTTCTTTGATAAGCTTAAAAATCTCCTTGAACTCTTACCTGAGCATGATTTACCAGAAGATTTGAAGTCAAAACACTGTAAGCGTTGTGTTGTTGTTGGCAGTGGTGGAATTCTTCATGGATCAGAGCTGGGTCACTTATTGAATCGGTTTGATATTGTTATAAG attaAATGATGCACCAGTTCAAGGATACACAGATCACGTTGGTAACAAAACTACGATACGGATGACTTACCCGGAAGGAGCCCCACTTTCTGAACATGAGTATCCTCCTGCTAGCTTGTTTGTGgctgttttgtttaaaagtgtTGATTTCAATTGGCTTCAAGCAATGGTAAAAAATGAAACCTTG cCTCTGTGGGTGCGACTCTTCTTTTGGAAGGAGGTTGCTGAGAACATTCCTCTTGCATCAAAGCAGTTTCGGATTCTGAATCCAGTCATCATCAAAGAGACAGCTTTGGACATTTTACAGTTCCCTGAACCTCGATCAAAATTCTGGGGTTGGGATAAG AATGTACCTACAATTGGGGTCACAGCAGTTGTTCTGGCCACACATTTATGTGATGAAGTGAGCTTAGCAGGATTTGGATATGACCTTGATCAGCCCAGCACACCTTTGCACTATTACAACAACCTCTGCATGGCTGCCATGAACGGACAAACTATGCACAACGTGACAAGTGAAACAAAATTCCTGCAAAAACTGATCAAAGAAAAAGTTGTCAGAGACCTCACTGGGGGGATACATTGTGAATTCTGTGTCAAAGGCAGCTAG